One genomic region from Pseudomonas hormoni encodes:
- a CDS encoding NIPSNAP family protein, with protein MITCYLKYVLDPYQIEAFEHYGKLWMPLVEKFGGQHHGYFLPSEGANNIALAMFSFPSLAAYERYRQDSMKDPECIAAFKFAEETKCILSYERSFFRPVFGDQAQQPA; from the coding sequence ATGATCACTTGTTATCTGAAATACGTGCTTGATCCGTACCAGATTGAAGCGTTCGAACACTATGGAAAGTTGTGGATGCCTCTCGTTGAAAAATTCGGCGGCCAGCATCACGGCTACTTCCTGCCGTCCGAAGGCGCGAACAATATCGCCCTGGCGATGTTCAGCTTTCCAAGCCTTGCCGCGTACGAACGTTATCGGCAGGACTCCATGAAAGATCCCGAGTGCATCGCGGCGTTCAAGTTCGCTGAAGAGACAAAATGCATTCTCAGTTATGAGCGCAGTTTTTTCAGGCCCGTGTTTGGCGATCAGGCGCAACAACCCGCCTGA